CGAACAGGTCGGGTACAGCTTGTAGACGATGCCGGGCTGCAGCAGTTCGTAGGGCTGCCCCAGCGACTCGACGGCACGCTCGGGGCGCGAGTGGACGGCGCCGCAGAACAGATCAAGAAAGCCCTCGCCGCCTTCCAGCGCCACGGGACTGGCGGTCATGCCGCCGGCCGCCAGCCGCGCCGCCAGCACACCGTTGTGCGCGGCCAGACCGGCGTGCAGGGGCTTGGTCATGGTGCCGAAGTTCACGCGCAGCCCACCGGCCATCGACGCGGCCATGCCCAGGGCATGCGCCGTGCGATGCGCATCCAGTCCGAGCAGGTGCGCCGCGGCCGCGGCTGCGCCCACGCTGCCCAGCGTGCAGGTGGTGTGCCAGCCGATCTGGGCATGCCGGTCGTTCACCGCGCGCCCGAGCTTGGCGGCGACTTCGACGCCCACCGCATAGGCCGACAGGCGCTGCGCGCCGCCGGCCCCGATCTCGTCCGCCACCGCAAAGACCGCCGGCACCACCGGCACCGAGGGATGGCCGCGCATCGACTCATGGGTGTCGTCGATCGCATGGGCGTGCGCCACGCAGCCGTTGATCAGGGCAGCGTTGCGCGCGGTGGTCGTGGCCCCATGCCCCCAGAGCACGCAGGGCCCGGTCTCGCCGGCAGCCTGTGCGCTGACGATGCCGGCCACCGGCTCGCTGCGCCCGGCCATGGCGGCACCGATGCAATCCGCGATGGCCCGCGTGGCTTCCTGGCCCACCGCCGCAGGCATGGTTTCGCCGCGGTGGCCGGCCACGAACTCGGCGAGCACGCGGGTCAGTGCAACGCCGGTCATTCGAGGACCTGCCCGCGCCCGGCGGCAAACCAGGCGTCGATCTGCCGGTCCATGTCGTCCACGAAGTCCAGAATGCCGTGGTCGTCGCGCGGCGCACCCGGTGCCGGTTCACTGGCCTGCAGCGCCGCCACCACCGCGCCAAGCGCATCGCGCGGCACCACCGCCACGCCTTCACCGCTGGCGGCGACCACGTCGCCGGGATGCACGATCACGCCGCCGCAACACACCGGCACGTTGATTTCGCCGGGGCCGAGCTTCGGACCCGAGTGCGGCGAAACGGCCAGGCCATACAACGGGAACCCGGCTGCCTGCGCCTCCAGCACGTCGCGGTAGGCGCCGTTGACCACGATGCCGGCCAGCCCATGGTGGTCGCGTGCCATCTGCAGCAGCTGGAAGCCGCCCAGGCACCACTGCGTGAAGCCCTGGCCGTCCACCACCAGCACGTCGCCCGGCTCGACCATGCGCAGGGCCCGCATCAGGGCGAGGTTGTCACCCGGCGGGCATTTCACCGTGGTGGCGATGCCGACCACCGGCACTGCCGGCGAACACAGCGGCCGGATCGAAGCGTCGCAGGTGTACATGCGGCCCACCAGGTCGCTGATGCGGGTCACGTCCACGCCCCGCAGTGCGCCGACCTGGGCGGGCTCCGGCCGTGGAAACTGGCGCCGGATGCGAAACGGCACCACGGGCGCTTTCCAGCGCCGTCCCAGGGACAGGGGTGAATTCATAGGTTCCATCGGTTGCTGAATCTCTTTCACGCCCTCGATGGCGCTCATGGATTCTGCCGACGGGCCCCACGGCGTCAAAACGATATGTTCTGATCAGTTGATCATTATTTTTAATCAAGTGGGCCGACGCACGACCTCCGTCAGCCAATCGCGGAAGGCCTGCACGGCCGGCGCGTCGCGTTTGGCCTCGGGACAGACGAGGTGGTAGCCGCGCGAACTCGGCAGGCCTTGTGGGGCCAGCAGCACAAAGTCGCCGCGCGCGATCTCCTCTTCCACCAGGAAGCGCGGCAGCAGGGCCGCCCCCAGACTGGCCCGGACGCCTTCGCAGATCATGTTGAAACTGTCGAAGCGCAGGCCGCGGAACAGGTGTTCGCCGTCCAGCTCGAACTGGCTGAACCAGTCGGCCCAGGCCGACGGCCGCGTGAACTGCTGGAGCAGCGCGGCACGGGCCAGATCCTGCGGCGTGCGGATGCGGTGCCGCTGGCGAAAGGTGCGGCTGCACACCGGAATCATGTCCTCTTCCATGATCGGGCTCACGAATGCATGCGCCCAGGTGGGCTCGCCATAGTGGATGGCGGCATCAAAGGGTTCCTTGTCGAAATCGAACGGTGCGTTGCGCGACACGAAGTTGACGTTCACGTCCGGATGCCGCGCCAGGAAATCATGCAGGCGCGGCACCAGCCACTTGGCGGCGAAGGTTGGCACCACGGCGAGGTTGAGCACCTCCTTGTCGCCCGCGGCCATGGCACGGTGCGTGGTCTGGGCCAGGTCGCCCAGGATGCGTTCGACCTCGCCGAGGTAGCGCACCCCGGCGCCCGTCAGCAGCACCCGCTGGCGTACTCGCTCGAACAGCGCCACGCCCAGTTGCGCCTCGAGCTGGCGCACCTGGTGGCTGACGGCGCCTTGCGTCAGGTGCAGTTCGGCCGCCGCGCGGCTGAAGTTCAGGTGCCGCGCGGCGCTCTCGAAGGCCAGCAGCGCGGCAGTGGATGGCAGGCGTGTTTTCTTCATCGGGGTTCCGGGCACGGCCTCGCGGGGCCGGCAGCGCGAAGTATGCGCCGCAACCGCCCCGCGTCAGCGATGCACCTCGGCCTCGCCGTGGCGCGCCAGCAGTTGCATCAGGTGCTTGCGGATCAGCATGCCAGGCCGGTCCGAATCCATCGAGTACTCGATGCCGCGCCGGCGCATGTCGATGACGGCATCGGGATCGGTGGACTCCAGGATGTCCTTGTCCTCGCGCGTGATCTCCTCGTCGAAGTCGATCAGCATCTGCGCCGGGCAGTCCGCTTCGGTGTCGTTGCGAAACAGCCATTGGCACAGCTGGATGCTGCCGTCGTTGATCGGCGTGAAGCAGTTGATGATCACGTGACGGATGCCGCTGGGGTACTCGATGTCGAGCCGGCGCGAGAACGGCAGGAAATAGGCATTGCGCATGTGGCGCTGGGTGATGGGATCGCTCACGCCGCTGATGCGCTGGAACTTCACCGGGTTGCTCGCGTCGACCACCGTTTCGGCGTAGAAGCCCGCTTCGTTCTCCACCAGCTCATACCGGCTGGGCTTGGGCGCGGCGGCCACACCGAAGGTGGCACGGTGCACGAAGCTGAAGTGCGAATTGTCGAACGAGTTCTCCAGCGCCCGCATCGGGCTGGTCTGCCAGCGCTCGTAGAACTGGAAGATGGTGCGCCAGGCCGGATCGGCGAACTCCGGGATGTCGGGGATGGCGGCCACCGGATCCTCCAGCGCCACCCAAGCATAGCCGTAGCGCGCGGTGCAGTGGTAGGCCGTGGTCTTGTAGTCGGGCGGGACCGGGCGATCCGCCTCGTACTGCGGGATGATGATCACGCGGCCGCTGCGGTCGTAGGTCCAGCCGTGGTAGCCGCAGCGCAGCGCACCGGTGCCGCAGGCCTGGCCTGCGCCGTCCACGCACCAGCCCTTAGACAGCCGGGCCGTTCGGTGGCAGCAGCGGTCGCGCAGCGCGGCCGGCTCGCCGGTCTCGTCGATGAACAGCACGATGTTCTCGCCCAGCAGGGTGAACGGCTTGGGGCCGAACTGCAGCTCGCTCAAAGGCATGACGGCATGCCAGAACTTGCGGAAGATGGGTTGTTGGGACACCAACATGAAGCGCTCCTTGAAACGGGAAAAGTCCAAGAGCAATTTCCGATCGACCGCCCAGACGGGCCGCCGGTGAACGCTTCTACTCTCGCGAACCATGTTAGCAATAAACGCACCCAGAACGCGCTGGCACACGAAATGCTTGAGCCCGTGCAGAGAGTAGAAGCGTTCAGCGGCCGGTTCACCCGCCGCCCGGAAATTGCTCTTGTGTGGCCCCGCTGCCAACGGCGGGGCAGCCCAAAGCCATGTCCGAGCAGGAGTTGCCATGAAACGCCGTCACTTTCTCGCCGCATCCGCCAGCGCCGCCGCGCTCGCCGCCCCCTCCGTGCGGAGCCAGCCCGCCGCCCGTCTCACGCCCCTCAAGTTCACCCTGGACTTCCGTGTCACGGGACAGACCGCCGCTTTCTTCCTGGCCCAGTCCAGAGGCTACTACCGCGATGAGGGGCTGGATGTCACCCTCGACGTGGGAGCGGGTTCGGTCGCCTCGATCACCCGCATCGCCAGCGGCGTCTACCAGATGGGCCTCGGCGACGTGAGCTCGCTGATGGAGTTCAATGTGCAGAACCCGGGCACGCCTTTGGTGCAGGCCGTGTACCAGTACTACAACCGCGCACCGTTTGCGATCATCGGGCGCAAGGATCGCGGCATCACCACCGATTTCAAGAGCCTGGAAGGCAAGAAGATCGCGGCGGCCGCGGTCGAATCCACGCGCCGCTGCTGGCCCATGGTGGCGCGCAAGCTGCGCATGAAGCCCGAAGCCTTCCAGTGGGCGACCACCGACTTCAGTGCGCGCGACAACGTCGTGGTGCGCGGCGACGTGGACGGCGCCACCTACTTCCACGATTCGGCCATTTCGCTGTTCGCGCGCATGAAGCCCGAGGAGCTGTCGGTGCTCGAGTACGCGCAGGCCGGCGTCAACCTCTATGGCAATGCGATTCTCGCCAGCGCCGGCCTGATCGCCCAGAACCCCCGGGTGGTGGCCGGCTTCCTGCGCGCAACCAACCGCGCGCTGGTGGAAACCTTTGCCAACCCGCTGCCGTCCATCACCGCCATGCGCCAGCGCGAGCCCATCCTCGACGAGAAGGTGGAGCTCGAGCGCTGGCGCATCACTGCGCAGTACGTGGGCGCGCCCGACACCCGCTCGCACGGACTGGGCGACATCCGCAAGCTGTACCTGGAGCAGCAGGTGGACGAGGTAGTCGAGGTGTTCGGCCTCAAGAGCCGCCCGAGCGCCGACGGCATCTTCAACCTCTCGATGCTGCCGCACCGGGCCGAGCGCATGCTGAAGGCGTGATCCTCGTGAACGGTCAAGCCCTTCTTGCCGAGCAGGACGGTCGCTATCTGCGCCGCGCCATCGAGCTGTCGCGCACCGCCCGCGAGCGCGGCAACCGGCCCTTTGGCGCCGTCATCGTCGCGGCCGATGGCGCGGTGCTGGCCGAAGCCTGGAACGCCACCGCCGAAACCGGCGACTGCACTGCCCACGCCGAAACGGAGGCGGTGCGCCGGGCCTCGCCCGCGCATCCGCGCGAGCGTTTTGCCGGTGCCACGATGTACGCCTCGGGCGAGCCCTGCGTGATGTGCGCCGGGGCCATCTTCTGGTGCAACATCGGCCGCGTGGTATTCGGCATCGACGCCGTGAGCCTGCGCGTGTTCCGCGGCGAACGCGCCGAGCAGCGCGATGCCGAGCTGTCGTGCCGCGACGTGTTCGCTGCCTCGCCGCACCCCATCGAATGCATCGGCCCGGCCCTGCGGGAGGAAGCCAGCGAACCGCACCAGGGTTTCTGGCGGCGCTGAGCGCTCAGAGAAAGCGTTCGATCAGCCGGCGCGAGCCGCGGTCGAGCGCGCTCATGTCGCGCACGCTGAACTGCACGCCCTGGCTGCCGACGATCAGCAGCGCAAAGCGCCCCACGCGCCGGATGTCTTCTTCGGCATGGAGCACGAAGCGGGCATCGCCGCGATCGGTTTCCACCTCCCAGATGCTGGGCGTGGAGAACGTGGACACCTGCTTGAGGCGCCGGATCTCGGGCACGAATTCGCGCTGCGCAAACTCTTCGCGCAGCAGGGCCTGCAGCGGCCCGGGCAGCGCGTCGAGCCGGTCGATCCAGATGAGTTCGTGGCCGTCGGCGCCCACGATCGAGATGCCTTCGTCGGGCGCCGCGATCGGAAACGCGCGCACCGGCACCACGCCGATGTGGCGTTCGCCGTGGGCCGCCACGAACACCAGGCGGCCAAACGCGTCGCGTTCGAGCTCGAACGCGGGAACAGGGGATAAGGGCATGGGGGTCATGTCAGTTCCTAGCGTGCAGGCTCATGGGGTTCCGGTGCGCTGGGCCACGTGGGCCGCCTGCGAGGTGGCCAGCGCCACGCTGGAGCCCGCATCCATGCCGGCCTCGTCGGCCTCTGTATCGACCTGGCGCGCCTGCGCCTCGTACAGGCGCCAGTAGGCGCCCTGGCGGGCCATCAGCTCATCGTGCGGCCCCACCTCCACCACCTGGCCGCGGTCCATCACCACCAGGCGGTCGGCCTTGCGCAGCGTCGACAGGCGGTGCGCGATGGCGATGGTGGTGCGGCCCTGCACCAGGTTGTCCAGCGCCTTCTGGATCTCCTTCTCGGTCTCGGTGTCCACCGACGAGGTGGCCTCGTCCAGGATCAGGATGCGCGGGTCGATCAGCAGCGCGCGCGCGATCGAGATGCGCTGGCGCTCGCCGCCCGACAGGCCCTGGCCGCGCTCGCCCACCAGCGAGTCGTAGCCCTGCGGCAGGCGCAGGATGAATTCGTGCGCGTGCGCGGCGCGCGCGGCGGCGATGATCTCGGCGCGGCTGGCGTCCGGTCGGCCGTAGGCGATGTTCTCGGCAATGGTGCCGAAGAACAGGAACGGCTCCTGCAGCACCAGGCCGATGTGGCGCCGGTAGTCGGCCACGCCGAGGCGGCGGATGTCGGTGCCGTCCACCCGGATGCTGCCGTCGCTCACGTCGTAGAAGCGGCAGATCAGGTTGACCAGCGTGCTCTTGCCCGAGCCGCTGTGGCCCACTAGGCCGATCATCTCGCCGGGTTCGATGGCCAGGTCGAGCCCGCGGATCACCGCGCGGTTGCCGTAGCGAAAGCCGATGCCGTGCATCTCGATGCGCCCCTTGAGCGCCGCCAGCTTCACCGGCTGCGCCGGCTCGGGCACGTTGGACACGTGGTCGAGGATGTCGAAGATGCGCTTGGCGCCGGCCGCCGCCTTCTGCGTGACCGAGACGATGCGGCTCATCGAGTCGAGCCGGGTGTAGAAGCGGCCGATGTAGGCGATGAAGGCGGTCAGCACCCCCACCGTGATCTGCTGGCGCGACACCAGCCAGATGCCGAACGCCCAGACCACCAGCAGGCCGATCTCGGTCAGCAGCGACACCGTGGGCGTGAACAGGCTCCAGGTCCTGTTCAGCCGGTCGTTGACCTGCAGGTTGTGCTGGTTGGCCTCGCGAAAACGCTGCGCCTCGCGCTTTTCCTGGGCGAACGCCTTGACCACGCGGATCCCCGGGATGGTGTCGGCCAGCACGTTGGTGACCTCGGACCAGACGCGGTCGATCTTCTCGAAGCCGGTGCGCAGCCGGTCGCGCACGATGTGGATCATCCAGGCGATGAAGGGCAGCGGCAGCAGCGTCACCAGCGCCAGCCAGGGATTGATGGAAAACAGGATGACCGCCGTCATCACGATCATCAGCACGTCGGTCGCGAAATCCAGCGCATGCAGCGACAGGAAGACGCAGATGCGGTCGGTTTCCGAGCCGATGCGCGCCATCAGGTCGCCGGTGCGTTTCCCGCCGAAATAATCCAGCGAAAGTTGTAACAGGTGTTCAAAGGTGGCCGTGCGCAGATCGGCCCCGATGCGCTCCGACACCAGCGCCAGCAGGTAGGTGCGCGCCCAGCTCAGGCCCCAGCCCAGCAGCGCCGCGCCCAGCAGCGCCCCGAGGTAGGCCAGCACCCGCCAGGGCGGGATCTGCTGGCCGTTCTGGAACGGGATCAGGATGTCGTCCATCAGCGGAATCGTCAGGTATGGCGGCACCAGCGTGGCCGCCGTGGACGCCAGCGTGAGCGCGAACCCGGTCGCCAGCTGCTTGCGGTAGGGCCGGGCAAAGCGCCACAGGCGCAGCAGCACCCAGGTGGACGGCGGCGCCTGCAGGTCCGGCTCGCACAGCGGGCACTCCTCCGAATCGGGCGGCAGGGGCGTCTGGCAATGGGGGCACAGGGCGGCCGGCGGGCCGTCCGCGCCGGCCTCGGGCGGGACGCCCGACTGGCGCCGCGCTGTCTCGCGCTCGAACAGCCGCACCAGCTGCAGCGCCTGCGGCTGTCCCTCCAGGGTGAAGCGCCAGAACGCCAGGCGGCCAAAGCCATCGTGCAGTTCCAGCGTGCCGACCCCGGCATGGTCGAAATGGCGCAGGGCCAGATCCGCCCCGCCGGCGTCCAGCGGCCAGTCCCGCCACCCGGTGGCGCCGGCCTCCCAGGCCAGCAGGCGCCGGTCGGTCAGGGCCACCAGCCCGGCCGAAAACTGCATTTGCGCATTCAGGTCAACCGGCAGACTGGCCAAAACGTTCTCACCTGCTGCGAGTTGTGCGCGCAAATCGATGTGCGCCTGGTGGACGGCATTTGAAACGTTGGCGGGAAGAGTTTGTTGCATGATTCTTTGTTGCAGAGCCCAGTTGCCGGTACCGGGATGGCGGATCCAGGGATTTTCGCCGAAGCACGCAGGCCTTTGTCCCTATCTTTCAGAACATGGCTCATTTCCCTGCCGCCCCCTTGCTGGCCCGGCCAGCGTCCCCCGGCCTCCACGGAGCACCCCCGGCTGGAGCAGGGTCAATTGACACCCACGCCATCCCGATGAGCAAAAAGAACGACATCAAGCTGCTGCGCACCCGCTACCTGCGCGGCCCCAATATCTGGACCTACCGCCCGGTCCTCGAGGTCTGGCTCGACCTCGGCGAACTGGAAGACCACCCCTCCCAGACCCTGCCCGGCTTCAACGACCGGCTGATCGCCCTGCTGCCCTCCCTGGTCGAGCACCACTGCGGCGTGGGCGAGCGCGGCGGCTTCCTGCAGCGGCTGCTGGAAGGCACCTGGGCCGGCCATGTGCTGGAGCATGTGGTGATCGAACTGCTGAACCTGGCCGACATGCCCACCGGCTTCGGCCAGACGCGCAGCACCTCGCAGCACGGCGTCTACCGCATGGTGTTTCGCGCGCGCGAGGAGCAGGTGGCGCGCACCGCGCTGGCCGAAGGCCACCGCCTGCTGATGGCCGTCATCAACGACGAGCCGTTCACCGCGGCCGACGTGCAGGCGGCCGTCAGCCGCATCCGCGCCCGGGTGGACGACTGCTACCTGGGCCCCAGCACCGCCTCCATCGTCGCGGCCGCCACCGACCGGCGCATCCCCCACATTCGCCTGAACGACGGCAACCTGGTGCAGCTCGGCTACGGCGCCAGCCAGCGCCGCATCTGGACCGCCGAGACCGAATTCACCAGCGCCATCGGCGAGGGCATCGCCCACGACAAGGACCTCACCAAGAGCCTGCTGGCCTCCTGCGGCGTGCCGGTGCCCGAAGGCGAACTCGTCGACAGCCCCGAAACCGCCTGGGAGGCCGCGCAGGACATGGGCCTGCCGGTGGTGGTCAAGCCGTCGGACGGCAACCACGGGCGCGGCGTCTCGC
This Variovorax terrae DNA region includes the following protein-coding sequences:
- a CDS encoding RraA family protein, translated to MNSPLSLGRRWKAPVVPFRIRRQFPRPEPAQVGALRGVDVTRISDLVGRMYTCDASIRPLCSPAVPVVGIATTVKCPPGDNLALMRALRMVEPGDVLVVDGQGFTQWCLGGFQLLQMARDHHGLAGIVVNGAYRDVLEAQAAGFPLYGLAVSPHSGPKLGPGEINVPVCCGGVIVHPGDVVAASGEGVAVVPRDALGAVVAALQASEPAPGAPRDDHGILDFVDDMDRQIDAWFAAGRGQVLE
- a CDS encoding DUF1854 domain-containing protein → MTPMPLSPVPAFELERDAFGRLVFVAAHGERHIGVVPVRAFPIAAPDEGISIVGADGHELIWIDRLDALPGPLQALLREEFAQREFVPEIRRLKQVSTFSTPSIWEVETDRGDARFVLHAEEDIRRVGRFALLIVGSQGVQFSVRDMSALDRGSRRLIERFL
- a CDS encoding ABC transporter substrate-binding protein is translated as MKRRHFLAASASAAALAAPSVRSQPAARLTPLKFTLDFRVTGQTAAFFLAQSRGYYRDEGLDVTLDVGAGSVASITRIASGVYQMGLGDVSSLMEFNVQNPGTPLVQAVYQYYNRAPFAIIGRKDRGITTDFKSLEGKKIAAAAVESTRRCWPMVARKLRMKPEAFQWATTDFSARDNVVVRGDVDGATYFHDSAISLFARMKPEELSVLEYAQAGVNLYGNAILASAGLIAQNPRVVAGFLRATNRALVETFANPLPSITAMRQREPILDEKVELERWRITAQYVGAPDTRSHGLGDIRKLYLEQQVDEVVEVFGLKSRPSADGIFNLSMLPHRAERMLKA
- a CDS encoding Rieske 2Fe-2S domain-containing protein, yielding MLVSQQPIFRKFWHAVMPLSELQFGPKPFTLLGENIVLFIDETGEPAALRDRCCHRTARLSKGWCVDGAGQACGTGALRCGYHGWTYDRSGRVIIIPQYEADRPVPPDYKTTAYHCTARYGYAWVALEDPVAAIPDIPEFADPAWRTIFQFYERWQTSPMRALENSFDNSHFSFVHRATFGVAAAPKPSRYELVENEAGFYAETVVDASNPVKFQRISGVSDPITQRHMRNAYFLPFSRRLDIEYPSGIRHVIINCFTPINDGSIQLCQWLFRNDTEADCPAQMLIDFDEEITREDKDILESTDPDAVIDMRRRGIEYSMDSDRPGMLIRKHLMQLLARHGEAEVHR
- a CDS encoding ABC transporter transmembrane domain-containing protein; amino-acid sequence: MQQTLPANVSNAVHQAHIDLRAQLAAGENVLASLPVDLNAQMQFSAGLVALTDRRLLAWEAGATGWRDWPLDAGGADLALRHFDHAGVGTLELHDGFGRLAFWRFTLEGQPQALQLVRLFERETARRQSGVPPEAGADGPPAALCPHCQTPLPPDSEECPLCEPDLQAPPSTWVLLRLWRFARPYRKQLATGFALTLASTAATLVPPYLTIPLMDDILIPFQNGQQIPPWRVLAYLGALLGAALLGWGLSWARTYLLALVSERIGADLRTATFEHLLQLSLDYFGGKRTGDLMARIGSETDRICVFLSLHALDFATDVLMIVMTAVILFSINPWLALVTLLPLPFIAWMIHIVRDRLRTGFEKIDRVWSEVTNVLADTIPGIRVVKAFAQEKREAQRFREANQHNLQVNDRLNRTWSLFTPTVSLLTEIGLLVVWAFGIWLVSRQQITVGVLTAFIAYIGRFYTRLDSMSRIVSVTQKAAAGAKRIFDILDHVSNVPEPAQPVKLAALKGRIEMHGIGFRYGNRAVIRGLDLAIEPGEMIGLVGHSGSGKSTLVNLICRFYDVSDGSIRVDGTDIRRLGVADYRRHIGLVLQEPFLFFGTIAENIAYGRPDASRAEIIAAARAAHAHEFILRLPQGYDSLVGERGQGLSGGERQRISIARALLIDPRILILDEATSSVDTETEKEIQKALDNLVQGRTTIAIAHRLSTLRKADRLVVMDRGQVVEVGPHDELMARQGAYWRLYEAQARQVDTEADEAGMDAGSSVALATSQAAHVAQRTGTP
- a CDS encoding nucleoside deaminase, which translates into the protein MNGQALLAEQDGRYLRRAIELSRTARERGNRPFGAVIVAADGAVLAEAWNATAETGDCTAHAETEAVRRASPAHPRERFAGATMYASGEPCVMCAGAIFWCNIGRVVFGIDAVSLRVFRGERAEQRDAELSCRDVFAASPHPIECIGPALREEASEPHQGFWRR
- the gcvA gene encoding transcriptional regulator GcvA, with the protein product MKKTRLPSTAALLAFESAARHLNFSRAAAELHLTQGAVSHQVRQLEAQLGVALFERVRQRVLLTGAGVRYLGEVERILGDLAQTTHRAMAAGDKEVLNLAVVPTFAAKWLVPRLHDFLARHPDVNVNFVSRNAPFDFDKEPFDAAIHYGEPTWAHAFVSPIMEEDMIPVCSRTFRQRHRIRTPQDLARAALLQQFTRPSAWADWFSQFELDGEHLFRGLRFDSFNMICEGVRASLGAALLPRFLVEEEIARGDFVLLAPQGLPSSRGYHLVCPEAKRDAPAVQAFRDWLTEVVRRPT
- a CDS encoding MmgE/PrpD family protein, which gives rise to MTGVALTRVLAEFVAGHRGETMPAAVGQEATRAIADCIGAAMAGRSEPVAGIVSAQAAGETGPCVLWGHGATTTARNAALINGCVAHAHAIDDTHESMRGHPSVPVVPAVFAVADEIGAGGAQRLSAYAVGVEVAAKLGRAVNDRHAQIGWHTTCTLGSVGAAAAAAHLLGLDAHRTAHALGMAASMAGGLRVNFGTMTKPLHAGLAAHNGVLAARLAAGGMTASPVALEGGEGFLDLFCGAVHSRPERAVESLGQPYELLQPGIVYKLYPTCSLMHALIDLVLDAVAGGHIERHDVAQVRCRISRRLEAARGKRWPAGGMEAKFHVEYCVGVALAYGRQALGDFSDASVHDPLLRPWADRILVEVGDDFPADNGDFAEVIVTHRTRPEFRARQAKPRGHPSLPLSAAEHAGKFVRCAQPLLGEARARNLHETLMQMPALTADDLRRALALDSQP